The DNA segment gtgcataaaaaatGGACAGGCGGAGAGCAACTGAGGGTTGTACCACAAAGCGAGATCATTGTGTTAGCAAGGTAGGTTAAGTCAAAAGCCAGGGATTTCCTTCCTATGAAAGGTAGGTCTCTCTTAATGTGTCTAGATCATCACCATAATTTAGGCAGCAGACCTAACTGGGTTGGGAGCAGTTATTGTTGTGAGTTTTGGCTCAAAATCAGCTAAAAAGCTCTGTTGAGTCGCATGACTATATTGAATGTGAATATATGAGCGATAGATTGTCAGCTGAGCGAATATGTTATAAATGACCTGTACCCAAATTGTTGAGCTGTAACGTTATATAAATGCCACTAAAACGAAGCCATGCAATTACGGCAGTGCCTAACCTGCAGTATATCAATGATGCAGAAAATCTAAGCAAGAATATTGTGTTGTTTAATTTACAGGGCTGTTGTTGCTCTTACTGAAATACTGAACATGTTTTGTAGTGTTCTCTGGTCCACCTGCCCACACTGGCTCTAAAAGAAGTCTCCTGTAAAATTACAGGTTACAAGAGttcaatacatttttaattgggATCATGTTTACTTGCTTATGAAATGCAGTTTAATTCCCTCAAATCATACCATAACGTTACCACTTTAGATTATGTATACAAGCTTAGTTTTGATTTGCTGACATCTGGTTTCTACTGCTGGTATATTAGCTTATTTATTAGACTATTGGTTTTTCTGATACGTAATATTTAATCAGTGAAAATCATTTCACtttgatttgtccaaaaactaaATTATTTACACGTATCAATGACGCAGAGTGTCCGACCTAAATGTAGTTCTTGAGTGTATAGTTTAAATCTGTTGCATCAAGTTTAAAGTGCAGGAGATGCAGAATGtgcagctgtcacttcagaAATAAAGAGTGGTAAAATAATTAGGCTCTATAAACTTGTGAATTCTTAATGTAGTATACTTGCGATGGTTTCAAATGAAGCCTTCATGTGAATGTGCATGTGAAAGAGAATATTCACTTACGTAACTTGCGCCTCTCTCCTCGGCTTTGGTAGCAAGGCTGTGTTTCTAGCTGGTTCACATCCTCATTCACAGATACAGAAGCTTCTGATACTTCCTTTAGCATTTCCAACTCCTGAGCAAAAACACACGCAAGAGCAAAAGGTGTCAGTATGAATTTTTTCTACAGGTCAGGCTCGTGTCAAGACAGATTTTTGCATGTGCATGTAAGCAACCATTTTTCGACATATGTGGGAATACCATCATGAATGCCAGCAGTAATTGGTGTATCCTCTGGAAGACAACAGTCTCTGTGCTGAAGCTGGGGGGATCTCTACTGCAGTAAGTTCTCAAGTCGGTTTCGAAAACATGGCTGAAGGTAGCCATCAACTGCTGGAAGTCACATGCCGCCACGCGCAGGGAGCTTGGAGAGAAGACACCAGGACTCTGTGCCTCATTGCTCAGGAATTCACACTAAGAAGAACAGATAACACTTATTACTACCATGACATTCAGGCACTCAGCCAAATCTATGGGGTCTGTGATTGTGCATCATAACACCGGTATATTAAAAAATCATTACTGATCCTAATATCCATTTCAAAAATAGCTTTGAGTGTTTGTCAGATATTTTAAATTCATGTGGTAGTAGTTTAGCATGGACACCCTGCTTCAATTAAAGACTGTACAGGACTGCAGACATCTCTGGCCACATAAACACCATACCTCTGACTGTAGCTGCTCCAGTGTTGATCGCGTCAGCTGTAGAAGGGTGGCAACATCAGCAGCCTCTTCTCTACTCGGCTTATGAGATGACTTGGTGCCCTTGCTTAAAGCCCTGTGAAGTATGGAATAGCAGTAAGAGGGTTGGAGACAAATATAAAGACACTGTTGCTGCTGGCCAACCACAGGAAACAATGCAATATGTGATGATCCACCATACCTCTACACTCTTATTATGGCAAGTTCATTTAAAGGAAACATTGACAACATGCAGCGAATAAAAAGTGAGGCAAAGGATTCAATGTGTTAGCAACAGGATAATCACACAGGCATACGTACTTGATGTGTGCAGGCCAGGGATCGAGTGTTGGTTTGAGCATATGTGTGAAGTGAGGCAGGTTCTCAGCAGCGTAGAGCTCATTCAGGAGCATCTCTGGATCCATTCTGTGGCCTGCAGACTTCTTGCAGCCAGGTACTAAAGTTAATAGCTGCTCCTGGAACTGAAGCTGCCGGTGAGGACTTGAATCACCCTGGATAAATGGTTTGAGAAATGAAACAGGTCAATTTCTGTTTATTGTGACAATGTCTACATATGTATATCGATTACATTAACACTGGTTTTATGCAATCTCTCACCTTGATCAGGTCCAGGTCATCTGCTCTGCACAGCATCAGCTCCTGCCCAAGCACAGCCATTTCTGTTTGTACCAAAACAGACCACAGCAGTGTAAGAGGTCATGCAAGACTGTTAACTATTTCCTGTGTAGGAAACAGCCTTTGACAGACAACGTTACCTTTAGTCAAAACATCTGGGTCTTTGGCTCTTACTGACATCGCTTTGGAATTGGCAAAGTTTGGGTTGATACTGTAAAGTGACAGGTCAAGATCGGACAGAGTGATTTGATTATATTTATATAGAAATTATTTATGATGAATAAGAATGGGGTTGATGTTCTATGTGGCTTATTCTACCTGCCGCAGATCCATGCCAGTATGTCGGTGCGGTGCTGAGAGGGAgtacacagcagctgcagcatgcTGTCCGCTTCCTGCAGGTACAAACCTTCCACCAAGGGACAAGATACAgcctcaacaaaaacaaaacatagacCGGATATTCAATTTTAAACACTCCATTACTCTTTAATTGCAGAAATATACACAGCAAGGGAGAGTAGCGATAGtaatatgccaaaaaaaaggacacagcaTAGTACcgcagtatttttttttgtggcaacaTTGTactgtcacacagtgccaagtacaGATTTCGATTTTTTGTTGTAGAAatgattaatattacaaatacaaaattGACTTTACGTAGCCTAGTAGAATAGTAGAATCAACTGCCTTTTCAGTTCACTACATATACTGCTGCACAAAAATGGCTGaaatgagatgaacagactgtaAAATTTATTAgagaaaacagatgttgacaaagttttcctttggggacataatttacagtttaaaaaaggttataaattacaatatatttttattaaatatactcagcatatcgcaaaatatttaaaatcgcaataatattgtatcatgaatTTGGTGATTAGCAATGACCAAACTTTTGTTCAGTGAATATTTTTTGCAAAGTTACTCCAGATATCATAGGGCTTTGTGACAATTTCACTCTGTAACAGAGAGTGAATAGCTTTGTTATTATCTTACAGGATGGAGGGGGAACACGTATTCTCACAAGGAGTGTGAACAGGATTAACCAAAGAAACATTTTGATATAAAATAACACTTGCACAAACTTACAGAACCACTACGTATAGCCCCCATTACCACATCAAATTCCTTAACTGTGACAGGAAAACTGAAATTAAACACTGAATTATTAAAGTTCTTAATATCTTAATGCACCCACAGAATAATATGAAACAGATATAACCAGCAGATATAACACCTTTAAAATATCGTTATATCTCACCCCTAAGGTTTTCGTAGGAAGTTGTATGTCGTAGAAACCTAAGGAGTGCCCGTCGTAGCTAGCAGCCCAAAAAAGTGTAGCAGTACTTATgagaataaacaacaataagCAAACTTTCGAGAATCGCGTACTGTTATgtcactaaaatattttttccattacTTTAACTTCCTTTACCTGTAATGAAGCATAAACATGTCGTGCAAGATGTTCTTCCTTCAAAGCACCCgccattttccaaacaaatagttgttgttgttcttcttcttcttcttcttcttcttcttcttcttcttctgtgtgttAAATGGCGGATcggtgcataccaccacctactgtgtCGGCGTATGTAACTGAATACGGATTGGccttaaataaattaattaaaacaactattTCCTAATCCTGCCTGCATTATATAAGATACCAGCCCCCTTCTCATCTCCCTAAAGTCCTGTCCTGTGCTTGTATCGTCTTTAACCTCCACTGTTGCCCTCTGCCCTGCCCCCAAACAACTTCtacttgttcttgttcttgttcttctcTCAGTTTATTGGCGGATCGCAAGTAACTTTAaggtgcataccgccacctactgtacacGAGTGTGCAACATCATATCAAGTCACCTGGTGTCCCAACTTCTTCCCATGAACCGTGTGTCTTTTAACAAAGTAAAGAGACAGCGTGGCTTCCTGGTGACTCTCACCTCTATtgcctctccttctgttccCAGTAACCCCACCAAATTCCACTTCCGCCCCACCTCTTGAAATTTatcactattttttttcctttccaccTCATACATAGCGCATTGCAATAAGATcagttccacatttttctttaaCTCCACAGTTCCCACGCCTGTCACTGTTTCTTTTCCCCGGTACATACATGGTGCCATTTAATCCTGTGTGATCTAACCTGAGTCTTGTTGATGACTTCCTCCCTTCTAGTTCTTTCTTTAGGCTATATATCTTTGTTATGACTggtttttgtaatttttgaaatactggtgctgttattattattattattattattacatatatttttttaatgctccTTTTGCTTGTATGTCGGCACACTCATTTCCTATCAGATCCTTACAGTATGTGTGGGCACCCCAAAAACTGTACATCTATACCACCTCTGTGAAGTCCTAGTAAGCTATTAAAAACTTCAAGGATTAAATATTCTCAGACAGTTGTTGTTGATCGTATGCTTTCCGAAGCAACTAATGAGTCTGTGCACACCACCACCCTATCAGGCCTGACCTCTTCAACCCACTGTAAAGCAATAATGACTGCCACTGGTACTGCTGTATACACAGATAACTGGTCAGTCTTTTGGAAATAGATATTTTGAACTCGGGGATATTCACACCAACTACCACACACCCCTGTGTATTCTTAGAGCCATCAGTGTAGATTTTAAGACAACTGCAATAGCTATTCCTTAGATAC comes from the Epinephelus lanceolatus isolate andai-2023 chromosome 8, ASM4190304v1, whole genome shotgun sequence genome and includes:
- the haus7 gene encoding HAUS augmin-like complex subunit 7, giving the protein MAGALKEEHLARHVYASLQAVSCPLVEGLYLQEADSMLQLLCTPSQHRTDILAWICGSINPNFANSKAMSVRAKDPDVLTKEMAVLGQELMLCRADDLDLIKGDSSPHRQLQFQEQLLTLVPGCKKSAGHRMDPEMLLNELYAAENLPHFTHMLKPTLDPWPAHIKALSKGTKSSHKPSREEAADVATLLQLTRSTLEQLQSECEFLSNEAQSPGVFSPSSLRVAACDFQQLMATFSHVFETDLRTYCSRDPPSFSTETVVFQRIHQLLLAFMMELEMLKEVSEASVSVNEDVNQLETQPCYQSRGERRKLPEQLEELRRRIRDFSALLHS